One stretch of Pyrenophora tritici-repentis strain M4 chromosome 4, whole genome shotgun sequence DNA includes these proteins:
- a CDS encoding BRO1 multi-domain protein: MTSNILFLPFRRSHSVNLTDAIKQYISSKYDQHPDMFTKDLETIEKLRSVAVHAQEPHPSNIPKLQQYAAQLIWLSGKFPIDIGVEFPWYPALGYNTSRPTSRNNLRFELANIMFNLAAMYSQLAMSSNRSTPDGLKAAANNFCLGAGVLSHLRNSILPELRTDPPEDMDIMTLECLEKLLLAQGQECFWQKAVKDGLKDATIAKLAARVSDLYNEAGDAGIQSDAISSEWIHHMTAKHHHFAAAAQYRAACDTLEKRKYGEEVARLRDSLTCVNEALKEQRYINKLVLADLNGLKNRITEDLKRAEKDNDMIYLLPVPPKAELKILDRANMVVARVPKEIAESNSMLGERGELGPALFSKLVPYSVHLAASIYVDRRDRLVNNTIVEQLEALTNKIHEVLRSLNLPGSLQALEKPLGLPPGLVAHADEIRQQDGINRLLRSMEDTKKLMYTDQAIYQEGVQILRSEAAEDEGARRKFGTERWTRPPAEQAAPKLYAQIQEIDGYFRAATNSDDIVKKKLKENEHFIQLLSGPDHDLENYVPSGRRPAITGDVEREAGKLRGSFNEVSRLESRRRRKIEALRTKAKQDDISKRYLNLRQPFSDSKLDPELLREAARLEREFPMQTIEAVQFESLFDKRLQMYDADQDMVHDEEKEQEAAIKRLQDANAAFLIARRGDQSTKKREQALQNLENAYFKYKEIISNLDVGRKFYNDLAKIVNRFRDEARTFAYNRKSEASHLENDLSTRMSSLGLQQATSDSLHQQKQADAQNPNYGATAHAEEPLAAPTPTRANMPPPAGMWTPEVGIRFSGVPTTSGNARPAAGPPQDGRWDPAQGLKFG, translated from the exons ATGACCAGCAACATCCTGTTCCTCCCGTTTCGACGGTCACACTCGGTGAATCTGACCGACGCCATCAAACAGTACATATCTTCCAAATATGACCAACATCCAGACATGTTTACAAAGGACCTGGAGACAATTGAGAAGCTTCGTTCCGTCGCCGTACACGCCCAAGAACCCCATCCGAGCAACATCCCCAAGTTGCAGCAGTACGCTGCACAGTTGATATGGCTGAGCGGCAAGTTTCCCATCGATATCGGCGTCGAGTTTCCCTGGTACCCTGCGCTGGGTTACAACACGAGCAGACCGACGTCGCGAAATAACCTGCGCTTCGAGCTCGCCAACATCATGTTCAACCTCGCGGCCATGTACTCGCAGCTCGCCATGTCGTCGAACCGAAGCACCCCAGACGGGCTGAAAGCAGCGGCCAACAACTTCTGCCTCGGCGCTGGAGTATTGTCACATCTGAGGAATAGCATTCTGCCAGAGCTGCGTACAGACCCACCAGAGGACATGGATATCATGACATTGGAGTGCTTGGAGAAGCTCCTGTTGGCCCAGGGCCAGGAGTGTTTCTGGCAAAAGGCCGTCAAGGATGGGCTAAAGGATGCCACCATTGCGAAACTAGCCGCACGCGTATCCGACTTGTATAACGAGGCAGGCGATGCGGGAATACAATCAGACGCAATCAGCAGCGAGTGGATACACCATATGACAGCCAAGCACCACCActttgctgctgctgcccAGTACCGCGCCGCTTGCGACACGTTGGAGAAGCGCAAGTACGGCGAAGAGGTTGCAAGACTACGCGATAGTCTTACTTGCGTGAATGAAGCACTCAAGGAACAACGGTACATCAACAAGCTCGTGCTTGCAGATTTGAATGGCCTAAAGAACCGCATAACGGAAGACCTGAAACGGGCGGAGAAGGACAATGACATGATCTACCTATTACCCGTACCACCCAAGGCAGAGCTAAAGATTCTGGATCGGGCCAACATGGTCGTAGCAAGGGTTCCAAAGGAAATTGCCGAGTCAAACTCAATGCTCGGGGAGCGTGGTGAGCTTGGCCCTGCACTATTCTCGAAACTAGTCCCATACTCTGTACATCTGGCAGCTAGCATATACGTGGACCGTCGTGACCGCTTAGTCAACAACACCATTGTTGAACAGCTGGAAGCGCTTACCAACAAGATACACGAGGTACTCCGCAGCTTGAACCTGCCTGGTTCACTGCAGGCCCTTGAAAAGCCACTGGGTCTTCCGCCAGGTCTCGTAGCCCACGCGGATGAGATTCGCCAACAAGATGGTATCAACCGGCTACTACGCTCAATGGAGGATACAAAGAAGCTCATGTACACCGATCAGGCCATCTACCAAGAGGGCGTACAAATTTTGAGATCAGAAGCGGCAGAAGACGAAGGCGCACGACGCAAATTCGGCACCGAGCGTTGGACAAGACCCCCTGCTGAACAAGCTGCGCCTAAGTTGTATGCTCAGATTCAAGAGATTGACGGTTATTTCAGAGCTGCTACCAACAGCGATGACATTGTTAAGAAGAAGCTAAAGGAGAACGAGCACTTCATCCAGCTACTCAGCGGACCTGATCATGACCTGGAAAACTACGTTCCTAGTGGCCGGAGACCTGCGATTACTGGTGATGTAGAACGCGAAGCTGGTAAACTTCGCGGTAGCTTCAATGAAGTAAGCAGACTGGAGAGTAGGAGACGACGGAAGATTGAAGCCTTGCGGACAAAGGCCAAGCAGGATGACATAAGTAAGCGTTACCTCAATCTCCGCCAGCCATTTTCTGACAGCAAGCTAGATCCGGAACTACTACGTGAAGCTGCCCGTTTAGAGCGAGAATTTCCCATGCAGACAATCGAAGCTGTGCAGTTTGAGTCCCTTTTCGACAAGCGGCTGCAGATGTACGATGCCGACCAAGACATGGTCCACGACGAAGAGAAGGAGCAAGAAGCCGCCATCAAGCGACTACAAGATGCAAACGCCGCCTTCTTAATCGCCCGCCGCGGCGACCAATCCACCAAGAAGCGCGAACAAGCATTACAGAACCTGGAGAATGCATACTTCAAGTACAAGGAAATCATCTCCAACCTCGACGTCGGCCGAAAGTTCTACAACGATCTCGCCAAAATCGTCAACAGATTCCGGGATGAAGCCCGCACTTTTGCCTACAATCGCAAGTCGGAGGCTTCACATCTTGAAAA CGATCTCTCCACCCGAATGAGCTCCCTCGGTCTCCAACAAGCTACATCGGATTCCCTCCACCAGCAGAAACAGGCAGATGCGCAGAACCCAAACTACGGCGCTACTGCACATGCAGAAGAACCACTAGCTGCCCCGACGCCTACGAGAGCGAATATGCCGCCTCCAGCTGGTATGTGGACGCCGGAAGTTGGTATCCGGTTCAGTGGCGTGCCTACGACGTCTGGTAATGCGAGACCTGCGGCTGGTCCTCCTCAGGATGGACGGTGGGATCCTGCCCAAGGGTTGAAGTTTGGGTAG
- a CDS encoding CopZ, Copper chaperone: protein MTHTYKFNVAMSCGGCSGAIERVLSKLDGVESFNVSLETQTAEITAADSLDYETVLEKIKKTGKTVKSGEADGEAKEI, encoded by the exons ATGACCCACACATACAAGTTCAACGTTGCCATGAGCTGTGGCGGCTGCTCCGGCGCCATCGAGCGCGTGCTCAGTAAACTTGACG GTGTTGAGTCCTTCAACGTCTCGCTCGAGACCCAAACCGCCGAAATCACCGCTGCCGATTCGCTCGACTATGAGACGGTGCTCGAGAAGATCAAGAAGACTGGCAAGACTGTAAAGTCTGGCGAGGCTGACGGCGAGGCCAAGGAGATTTAA
- a CDS encoding calcium-binding mitochondrial carrier protein Aralar2, producing MSTHNSEPPSPPKVPDRYAPSAVAVEPRDMSATNKQSMWSSPIASLAVRVARLPDSSVNALCGASAGVASGIVTCPLDVIKTRLQAQGSFRPRTYTGPKRAVYKGLTGTARVIWVEDGIRGLYRGLGPMLLGYIPTWAVYMSTYDSTKNFLYPQMENKWLARTLASLAAGGCSTLVTNPIWVVKTRLMSQVSARASDEHRPPWHYRNTFDAFRKMYAKEGIASFYSGLTPALLGLTHVAIQFPLYEFLKMKFTGLEMGQTDTKTEDVHWFAIALATVLSKMTATSATYPHEVLRTRLQTQQRSLPSHDNHISFRGGQHDRFHTRPPGTASSDGMINLPRYRGILRTCTVILQEEGWRAFYNGMGTNMVRAVPAAVTTMLTFETLKMLHQKLKNEGKKLDEEAD from the exons ATGTCGACGCACAATTCCGAGCCGCCGTCCCCGCCTAAAGTTCCCGACCGGTATGCGCCTTCCGCCGTAGCAGTCGAACCGCGCGATATGTCAGCAACAAACAAGCAGAGTATGTGGAGCTCGCCCATTGCGAGTCTTGCTGTGAGGGTTGCCCGCCTTCCTGATAGCTCAGTGAATGCGCTGTGTGGAGCTTCGGCAGGAGTCGCTTCAGGCATAGTCACATGTCCGCTCGATGTTATCAAGACCAGATTGCAGGCCCAAGGCTCTTTCCGGCCCCGAACTTACACGGGACCGAAGCGCGCTGTATACAAAGGCCTTACCGGGACTGCGCGCGTGATATGGGTCGAGGATGGTATTCGCGGCCTGTACAGAGGACTTGGGCCTATGCTCCTTGGATACATTCCAACCTGGGCCGTCTACATGAGCACTTACGATTCAACTAAGAATTTTCTATATCCGCAGATGG AGAACAAATGGCTCGCACGAACCCTCGCTTCACTAGCTGCTGGCGGATGCTCCACTCTGGTAACCAACCCCATATGGGTAGTCAAGACGAGATTGATGTCGCAAGTCAGCGCTCGCGCATCAGACGAGCACCGGCCGCCATGGCACTACCGCAACACCTTTGATGCGTTTCGCAAAATGTACGCCAAAGAAGGCATTGCCTCCTTCTACTCTGGTCTCACACCAGCACTGCTTGGCCTCACACACGTTGCTATCCAATTCCCGCTATATGAGTTTCTCAAGATGAAGTTTACTGGCCTAGAAATGGGCCAGACCGACACCAAAACCGAAGATGTGCATTGGTTTGCCATCGCACTGGCAACCGTGCTTAGCAAAATGACGGCCACCTCAGCAACGTACCCACATGAAGTTCTACGCACACGTCTACAAACGCAGCAGCGATCGCTACCGTCACATGACAACCACATATCCTTCCGAGGAGGCCAGCATGATCGCTTTCACACGCGACCTCCTGGGACAGCCTCATCGGATGGTATGATAAACTTGCCTCGGTACCGCGGGATTCTTCGAACGTGCACTGTCATTCTGCAAGAAGAAGGCTGGAGGGCCTTTTACAATGGAATGGGCACCAACATGGTGCGCGCTGTCCCTGCAGCCGTCACAACCATGTTGACGTTTGAAACATTGAAAATGCTCCATCAGAAGCTTAAGAATGAGGGCAAGAAGCTTGACGAAGAGGCTGATTAG
- a CDS encoding ubiquinol-cytochrome c reductase complex a protein: MSAPSLAPYIMKRPWLQRWVKPLSNWYCNAAGYRQLGLRADDLLPEENDTVQNALKRLRPQDAYDRVFRLRRAFQLSMSHQLLPKEEWTKPEEDVPYLSGIITDIEAEMKEREDLETMIVQKRQKNAATGH; encoded by the exons ATGTCTGCGCCATCCCTCGCCCCCTATATTATGAAGCGCCCGTGGCTGCAGCGCTGGGTGAAGCCCCTCTCCAACTGGTACTGCAACGCAGCTGGCTACAGGCAGCTTGGACTGAG GGCCGATGATTTACTCCCAGAGGAGAACGATACCGTCCAGAACGCTCTCAAGCGTCTTCGACCCCAGGACGCCTACGACCGTGTTTTCCGTCTGCGCAGGGCCTTCCAG CTTTCCATGTCTCACCAGCTTCTGCCCAAGGAGGAGTGGACCAAGCCCGAAGAG GACGTACCATACCTCTCAGGAATCATCACCGACATCGAGGCCGAGATGAAGGAGCGCGAGGACCTCGAGACCATGATTGTCCAGAAGAGGCAGAAGAACGCCGCCACCGGTCACTAG
- a CDS encoding Tymo-45kd-70kd multi-domain protein, translating to MPSMLKIALPALAAAHQAYAACSATATLTIQNAGDATALASCSTFSGSIAIETGTSDDIAINGVKKITGDLIATANSNIKQISASDLTELDGQMHLDGLTSLYAINFPKLKTVDSIKWNALPNLQEIGFGAEVTSAKNIDIQNTALRSLKGINIEEVEEVFIANNGYIDTISMQLGNVSKSLTLADNNEAVKVELPNLIWASNLTFRFCGSVSVPSLETLNGSLGLYNNGFESFTAPNLTSVGEAVALVANENLSNVSFPQLTKITDNLQIANNSKLIEVDGFPKLKSIGGAFDMSGNFTSVKTPVLDSVKGAFNLQSTDNVTETCAFYQPLKSKKLIQGGYKCEGKLIDPAGEGHTGTKQGGSNGKTGAATTLSAVNGALGLAAMAAIVLF from the exons ATGCCTTCCATGCTCAAGATTGCCCTTCCGGCCCTGGCTGCCGCCCACCAGGCCTATG CCGCCTGCAGTGCCACCGCGACACTAACGATCCAGAATGCCGGTGACGCCACCGCGCTCGCATCCTGCTCGACCTTCTCGGGTAGCATCGCCATCGAGACGGGCACCAGCGACGACATCGCCATCAACGGCGTCAAGAAGATCACTGGCGACCTGATCGCCACGGCAAACTCAAACATCAAGCAGATCAGCGCCAGCGACCTGACCGAGCTTGACGGCCAGATGCACCTCGACGGCCTCACTTCTCTCTACGCCATCAACTTCCCCAAGCTCAAGACGGTCGACTCGATCAAGTGGAACGCGCTGCCCAACCTCCAGGAGATCGGCTTCGGCGCCGAGGTCACTTCGGCCAAGAACATCGACATCCAGAACACTGCTCTCCGCTCTCTCAAGGGTATCAACATTGAGGAGGTTGAGGAGGTCTTCATCGCCAACAACGGCTACATCGACACCATCTCCATGCAGCTGGGCAACGTCTCCAAGTCGCTTACCCTGGCTGACAACAACGAGGCCGTCAAGGTCGAGCTTCCCAACTTGATCTGGGCTAGTAACCTGACTTTCCGCTTCTGCGGTTCCGTCTCCGTTCCTTCCCTCGAGACTCTCAACGGCTCTCTCGGTCTCTACAACAACGGTTTTGAGTCCTTTACTGCGCCCAACCTGACTTCAGTCGGTGAGGCTGTCGCTCTCGTCGCAAACGAGAACCTGTCCAACGTCTCTTTCCCCCAGCTCACCAAGATCACCGACAACCTGCAAATCGCCAacaactccaagctcatcGAAGTTGACGGCTTCCCCAAGCTCAAGAGCATTGGTGGTGCTTTCGACATGAGCGGTAACTTTACCAG CGTCAAAACCCCCGTGCTCGACAGCGTTAAGGGCGCCTTCAACCTCCAGTCAACCGACAACGTCACTGAGACCTGTGCCTTCTACCAGCCTCTCAAGTCCAAGAAGCTCATCCAGGGTGGCTACAAGTGCGAGGGCAAGCTCATCGACCCCGCCGGTGAGGGCCACACTGGTACCAAGCAGGGTGGTAGCAACGGCAAGACTGGCGCCGCCACTACCCTCAGCGCTGTCAACGGTGCTCTCGGTCTCGCCGCCATGGCCGCTATTGTCCTCTTTTAA